One Littorina saxatilis isolate snail1 linkage group LG12, US_GU_Lsax_2.0, whole genome shotgun sequence genomic region harbors:
- the LOC138981999 gene encoding ribonuclease H2 subunit A-like, with protein MDQSTFENDRSKNCVLESPICDRLKSEPCWLGIDEAGRGPVLGPLVYGICFSPVAEKEKFKEMGFADSKTLTEEQRENIFTKISDNGDMMGWMVDILSPGYISRSMLRRAKYNLNALSHDSAIGLVKRALERGVNVTEVYVDTVGDPTKYQDKLKGIFPSIDITVAKKADSLYPIVSAASICAKVARDRAVKSWVFAEGVEIEGNAYGSGYPGDPLTKKFLAGNIDPVFGFPDFVRFSWSTAALILEKEAAAVAWEDDEEDDSSQNSGSASLLQFFKKSGDDAKLERHRFFSDRALTPLSSL; from the exons ATGGATCAGTCTACGTTTGAAAACGACAGATCGAAAAACTGTGTGTTGGAATCTCCGATATGCGATCGACTGAAGAGCGAGCCTTGCTGGCTTGGCATTGATGAAGCCGGGCGCGGACCAGTTTTGG GCCCCCTCGTCTATGGAATATGTTTCAGCCCTGTAGCAGAGAAAGAAAAGTTCAAAGAAATGGGCTTTGCAG ATTCAAAGACACTGACAGAGGAACAGCGAGAGAATATCTTCACCAAGATAAGTGACAACGGCGACATGATGGGGTGGATGGTCGACATTCTGTCGCCTGGTTACATCTCACGCAGCATGCTACGCAG AGCCAAGTACAACCTGAATGCTTTATCGCATGACAGTGCTATTGGACTGGTGAAGAGAGCTCTGGAGAGAGGAGTCAATGTTACTGAG GTTTACGTGGACACAGTGGGTGACCCAACAAAATACCAAGACAAGTTGAAGGGTATTTTCCCTTCCATTGACATCACAGTGGCCAAGAAAGCTGATTCCCTCTACCCCATTGTCAGCGCGGCCAGTATCTGTGCCAAG GTGGCGAGAGACAGAGCCGTGAAGAGCTGGGTGTTTGCAGAAGGAGTGGAGATTGAGGGGAATGCTTATGGTTCGGGTTACCCAGGGG ATCCCTTGACGAAGAAGTTCCTGGCAGGGAACATCGACCCAGTGTTTGGTTTCCCCGACTTTGTGCGTTTCAGCTGGTCCACCGCTGCCCTCATCCTTGAGAAGGAAGCTGCTGCCGTTGCCTG GGAGGATGATGAAGAGGATGACAGCTCCCAGAATTCCGGCAGTGCCTCTCTCCTGCAATTTTTCAAGAAAAGCGGGGATGACGCCAAGCTTGAGCGACATCGCTTCTTTTCCGACAGGGCTTTGACCCCTCTATCCAGCCTTTGA